One window of Trifolium pratense cultivar HEN17-A07 linkage group LG5, ARS_RC_1.1, whole genome shotgun sequence genomic DNA carries:
- the LOC123884433 gene encoding 30S ribosomal protein S1, chloroplastic — protein MAMASLTQQLTGGLKWTPFLSKPTTYLQKQKRGVLPIVCSIAISSTQNKERALLAEIFAEAYENCRNAPLQGVSFTLDQLTETVDKYDFASEIGNKVTGTVFGSDASGAFVDVTSKSTAYLPLFEASIRKIRHVEDIGLIPGATEEFVIIDENEDDGLLLSLRSIQFDLAWERCRQLQSEDVVVKGKLIDSNKGGLVAEVEGLKGFVPFSQLSTKLPGEEIIEMELPLKFVEVDEEESRLILSHRKAVAGIQAQLGIGSVVTGTVQSLKPYGAFIDIGGISGLLHVSQISHDRISDIETVLQPGDILKVMILSHDRERGRVSLSTKKLEPTPGDMIRNPTLVFDKAEEMAQTFRQRIAQAEAMARADMLRFQPESGLTLSSDGILGPLGSDLPLEGLDLSEIPKAED, from the exons ATGGCCATGGCGTCTCTAACTCAGCAACTTACTGGTGGTCTCAAGTGGACCCCATTCCTATCCAAACCAACAACATATCTGCAGAAACAAAAGCGCGGTGTTCTTCCTATTGTATGTTCCATTGCAATTTCAAGCACACAGAACAAAGAGAGAGCATTACTTGCAGAGATTTTTGCAGAAGCTTATGAGAATTGTCGTAATGCTCCATTGCAAGGTGTTTCATTCACTCTcgaccaactcactgaaactgTTGATAAATATGATTTTGCGTCTGAAATTGGAAACAAG GTTACTGGCACTGTGTTTGGCTCTGATGCCAGTGGAGCTTTTGTTGACGTTACCTCAAAATCTACAGCATACTTGCCACTATTTGAGGCATCTATCCGCAAAATTAGGCATGTAGAAGATATAGGCTTAATTCCTGGCGCGACAGAGGAGTTTGTAATCATTgatgaaaatgaagatgatggtTTGCTCTTAAGTTTAAGATCTATCCAGTTTGACCTTGCATGGGAACGATGTAGGCAACTTCAGTCAGAAGATGTTGTTGTCAAGGGTAAG CTTATTGATTCAAATAAAGGTGGTCTGGTGGCTGAAGTTGAAGGCCTTAAGGGGTTTGTTCCATTCTCACAGTTGTCAACG AAACTGCCGGGAGAAGAGATTATTGAGATGGAGCTTCCTTTAAAGTTTGTGGAGGTTGACGAGGAAGAGTCCAGACTTATCCTTAGCCACCGCAAAGCTGTCGCTGGCATCCAGGCACAACTAGGAATTGGATCGGTAGTCACCGGGACCGTGCAAAGCCTAAAGCCATATGGTGCCTTTATTGACATCGGTGGAATTAGTGGCCTCCTTCATGTCAGCCAAATCAGTCATGATCGTATATCTGATATTGAAACTGTTCTTCAACCTGGAGATATTCTGAAG GTGATGATATTGAGTCATGATCGTGAGAGAGGCCGTGTAAGTCTTTCCACAAAGAAGTTGGAACCTACACCTGGAGACATGATTCGTAATCCAACGCTTGTCTTCGACAAG GCCGAGGAGATGGCTCAGACATTCAGACAGAGAATAGCGCAAGCAGAAGCCATGGCTCGTGCTGATATGCTTAGGTTCCAGCCAGAG AGTGGATTAACTCTCAGCAGTGATGGGATCTTAGGACCACTTGGTTCAGATTTGCCTCTAGAGGGACTGGATCTGAGTGAGATACCCAAAGCTGAAGATTAA